CGCCGTGTTTTTCGATTACTGTGGGCTCTTCATTTTCACCAACGAAACTTCTTCCCAATCTAACGGTACAGTACTTGTCCATTATCACATTTTCTATGTGTGCCCCTTCTTCAACAAGGCAGCCCTCAAGAAGAACAGAATTCTTTACTGTCGCTCCGGCCATAACCCTAGTATCCCTGAACAAGACCGAATCTTCTATCTTTCCCCCTATTACGCACCCGTCGGCAATAACCGAGTTATTCATGGAGGCAGTTCCGGTAATTTTGGGAGGTGGAAGATCCTTCAACTTAGTAAAGACTCTTCCGTTTTCGTAGAAAAGCTCTCTCCTTATCTTGGGATCGAGAATGTCGAGGTTCGTTCGAAAATAACATCTCTTACTCTGCTTTATGTCGCGCCAGTAACCGTTGTATCTGTACTCTCTTACATTCAGAGAAGACAGGTTTGGAGAAATCACACCCTTCACGAGCTCGTTCTCTCCATTTGGAACAGCAGAGTAGAGAAGCTCTCTCAGCAGGAACTTATTGATGAAGTAGATTCCCAGAGCAACGCAGTCACCTTCTTCTGGGTTTTCCGTAACCTTCTCTTTCTCAATCCACTTGATTATTCTCCCGTTCTTGCATACCACCCTATCCATCCCTTCCATGCCGCATTCTCCATCCTTATTGCCGGTAAGAACAGTTATGTCGGCTGCAGTGTCCAGGTGATATCTAAAGATCTTCGTCAGGTCGGTTTTGAAAATGTGATCTCCCGAACCTATCAAAACAGAGTCTTCGTTGCCTCTCCTGAGTATGTTTATGTTTTGGAAGAGGGCATCGGCAGTTCCTTTGTACCCCATGGAAGGGTTATATGGAGAGTAATAAGGCTGCAGTATGAAGAGCCCTCCCTGTTTTCTGTCTAGATCCCATTCTTTGCCTGAACCAATGTGATCCATGAGGCTTCTGGGGCTGTACTGTGTGATTATCCCAACCTTCGATACTCCCGCATTGACCATATTGCTAAGTGTGAAATCGATCGACCTGTACTTTCCATAGACAGGTAGCGCAGCGCTTGTACGAACCTGAGTCAGGGAGCTCAGGTACTCTCCTCGCCCTCCTGCAAGAATTATTCCGAGAACTTTCATATGGTCACCGCATTCCAAATATGGATGCGGTCTCCCTCCCTTCTGTGCGAATTTGTCATTCAGTACTCCATTAGGGGCAAATTTGTCATAAGAGATACCCCGGGTAGAGAAAAATCGGTTTGACCGTCGAGATAGTCCTGCAAGAACAAAACAGCACTGTCAAAGGCTTCGCGATAAAGCTCATCGAAAGTTTTTTTGCTTTCCCAGCCGGCTATGCTGTGAAACCAGGGTTTCATCTCCAGATTTAGAGGATCAACGTGAGTGTCCTCAAAGAAGGCCTCTTCCGGCGATCCCTCTTTAATACTAAAACGCTTAAGTATTAGGGCCAACCTTGAGCGACCATAGATTCCCGCAAAGTACTGATTCATGGAGTCCATAGCCTTCTGGATGGAACAGCCCTTGATTCCGTAGAATTCGGTTGAAATCTCTCGGTAGAGATCTTCAAGTGCTGCCGGCAAAGACCGAGAGAACTCGGCAGTCGGATCGAGATCGAGAATGTCCGCCTCAACTTTGCTCTTGAGAATCACTTTGTCTATCATTGTTTCTAGTTGACGATACTTATATCCATTTCCTGCACGTGCAACTATATAATGGTTCACAGTTGCGTCGAGAAAGTAATGGCAGATAACCCCCAACGAGTAGAAGCGAGAAATCTCTTCCGATTTCCTGCAGAGGAGTTTGGCAAATTCATCACACCTCAGAGTGTGAGAGAACCTCCATAGAGAGAACTCTGGATCCTCTCTTGAGCAGTACTTCCCGGGATCCGTGTAGAGGCACCCAAGATTGAACTCCTCTCTTTTGTCGGCTTCAAGATCGAGTCCTATCTCTTCCAAAACATCTTTTCCATACATAATGTGAGTCCAGAAGCCGGGCAAAAAAACTCACTCCTTTGCTACCAAACCCCACAGACACTTCAAATAAAGGCTCTCCGGAACCTCAACAAGCCATGGATGATCAGGCGATTGTAGTGTAATAGCCAGATGCGAAAATGTTATACCAGTACTTTCCGTTGACCTTCTGATAGACTCAACTAAATGCTCGATACCAATATTATAGGCACAAGTGCATAAACCCAGGACTCCTCCATCCTTTACAAGCGGAAGTGTACTCTCTACTAGCCTTCTGAAAAGTGAAATTCCATGTGGAAGCTCTCTCTTATGCTTAACAAAGGATGGCGGGTCTACTATTACTATATCAAAATAGTCTTTCATTTCAAATCCATCAAGGAAGTCAAGAACATCGCTCTGAACCAACTGCAGCCTTTTATCCAGCCTGTTCACTACTGCGTTCATTCTTCCCCGATCTAGGTCGTCGCCGGACTTGTCTACGCAGATCGCCTTGGCGCCTGAATAAGCCATATTAAGTCCGAAGCCTCCTGTAAAAGAGAAAAGATCCAGACCTTTCTCGAGTGAGAGTTCTGCGGTGATTCTCCTGCAGAATGCTCTGGAATCTCTCTGATCAAAAAAGAACCCCGTCTTCTGGCTGTTTTTCACATCCACGAGGTACTTGATACCTTCTTCCTCAATTTCGACAGAGTCAGGCACTTCACCGAACAGCAAACCCGTATGTCTCTCTATCTTATCTTCCACTCCCATCTCGAAATCGCTCCGTTCGTAGATTCCCTTAGGATTCACGAGATTTCTGAGCAGACCGACTATCATTTCCCTTCTTTTCTGCATAATCGAGTTTCTGAATTGCACAGCCAGGATCTCTCCGTATCTGTCGACCACCAATCCGGGAAGTCTGTCTCCTTCACCGTGAACGAGTCTGTAGTAAGGCTTATTGAAAAGTCTCTCCCGCTTCTGGAGAGCTTTTTGCAGCAACCTGCCGAAGAACATTTCTCCCAGCTCTTCGTCTTGATTTGTTAGAACCATTATCGCTCGGGTGGAGTTCGGATTGAAGAAGCCCTTCCCGAGAAACTCATAGTTCGAAGAGAAAATGTTCACTTCACATACATCATCGGAAGAGCCTTCCAGAGCTATGATCTCGTCTTTGAAGATCCACGGATAAGAATTACGGATCTTGCCTTCTTTTCCCTTTCTGATTCGAGCAATTAGCATCAGAACTGGCCTTCGTTCATGAGTGAATAATCATTCATCTCGCTTTCTTCAAAGAATATATTGGTTTCGCGGTTTGAGCTCTCAATGCTATCGGATGCGTGTATCAAGTTCTTCCTTATGGACACGCCGAACCGACCTCGTATGCTTCCCGGGGCGGCTTCAAGCGGATCGGTCTTGCCGACTAGATTTCTCAATCTTTGAACGACGTTTTCACCTTCGAGCACCATGGCCACGACTGGTCCCGATTGAATGAAAGCCAGCAGTGGTTCGTAGAAGTCTTTTCCTGCATGTTCCCTATACAGATCTCTAGCCATGGATTCAGAGATCGTCAGCATCTTGAGAGCGACAATTTTCAGACCTTTTTCTTCGATCCTTCTTATTATTTCTCCAACAAGGCCTCTCTGTATCGTGTTTGGTTTTAGATAAGCAAATGTTTTCTCCAAAATACTTCCCTCCGGTCAAATTATGTATTCATTGATATAATTAAAGCATGGAGTGGTTCGATGGAGTAGCTAATAAAAGACTTTCCCGGTTCTTGGCTCGCGGTTCGGGAAAAAGTGTGACTTTGGTGGGCAGAGATAGTGAGTACATGAAAGCCTCGGTCATCTCAGTAA
The nucleotide sequence above comes from Mesotoga sp. BH458_6_3_2_1. Encoded proteins:
- the glgD gene encoding glucose-1-phosphate adenylyltransferase subunit GlgD encodes the protein MKVLGIILAGGRGEYLSSLTQVRTSAALPVYGKYRSIDFTLSNMVNAGVSKVGIITQYSPRSLMDHIGSGKEWDLDRKQGGLFILQPYYSPYNPSMGYKGTADALFQNINILRRGNEDSVLIGSGDHIFKTDLTKIFRYHLDTAADITVLTGNKDGECGMEGMDRVVCKNGRIIKWIEKEKVTENPEEGDCVALGIYFINKFLLRELLYSAVPNGENELVKGVISPNLSSLNVREYRYNGYWRDIKQSKRCYFRTNLDILDPKIRRELFYENGRVFTKLKDLPPPKITGTASMNNSVIADGCVIGGKIEDSVLFRDTRVMAGATVKNSVLLEGCLVEEGAHIENVIMDKYCTVRLGRSFVGENEEPTVIEKHGVI
- the ndk gene encoding nucleoside-diphosphate kinase, which gives rise to MEKTFAYLKPNTIQRGLVGEIIRRIEEKGLKIVALKMLTISESMARDLYREHAGKDFYEPLLAFIQSGPVVAMVLEGENVVQRLRNLVGKTDPLEAAPGSIRGRFGVSIRKNLIHASDSIESSNRETNIFFEESEMNDYSLMNEGQF
- a CDS encoding class I SAM-dependent rRNA methyltransferase; its protein translation is MLIARIRKGKEGKIRNSYPWIFKDEIIALEGSSDDVCEVNIFSSNYEFLGKGFFNPNSTRAIMVLTNQDEELGEMFFGRLLQKALQKRERLFNKPYYRLVHGEGDRLPGLVVDRYGEILAVQFRNSIMQKRREMIVGLLRNLVNPKGIYERSDFEMGVEDKIERHTGLLFGEVPDSVEIEEEGIKYLVDVKNSQKTGFFFDQRDSRAFCRRITAELSLEKGLDLFSFTGGFGLNMAYSGAKAICVDKSGDDLDRGRMNAVVNRLDKRLQLVQSDVLDFLDGFEMKDYFDIVIVDPPSFVKHKRELPHGISLFRRLVESTLPLVKDGGVLGLCTCAYNIGIEHLVESIRRSTESTGITFSHLAITLQSPDHPWLVEVPESLYLKCLWGLVAKE
- a CDS encoding zinc dependent phospholipase C family protein encodes the protein MPGFWTHIMYGKDVLEEIGLDLEADKREEFNLGCLYTDPGKYCSREDPEFSLWRFSHTLRCDEFAKLLCRKSEEISRFYSLGVICHYFLDATVNHYIVARAGNGYKYRQLETMIDKVILKSKVEADILDLDPTAEFSRSLPAALEDLYREISTEFYGIKGCSIQKAMDSMNQYFAGIYGRSRLALILKRFSIKEGSPEEAFFEDTHVDPLNLEMKPWFHSIAGWESKKTFDELYREAFDSAVLFLQDYLDGQTDFSLPGVSLMTNLPLMEY